One segment of Solanum stenotomum isolate F172 chromosome 1, ASM1918654v1, whole genome shotgun sequence DNA contains the following:
- the LOC125862599 gene encoding nitrate regulatory gene2 protein, translating to MGCAASKLDNEDTVRRCKDRRRLMKEAVYARHHLAAAHSDYCRSLRVTGSALSTFAAGEPLSVSDHTPAVLLRTSFSTTAATTIKIPPPPPPIRIPSPSPSLHPPPPPPPFFPSPSPTIASSKLPHILSASSVSSHQRQLPVQQKKPLKLPHILSGSSLNSYNEDYTYDAKANSTYSSTPSQASSVWNWENFYPPSPPSSEYFERVHNKNNFSREADLEDDEDDKASNYTSHSQYSQHHHQHQHQHHPSDQSLHGKSNKQFDFFDTDSVNDEKLANGSVRNQKKVGENKQNYAAHHLNNWESEAEREEVQCSEWGDHDHYSTTTSSDDDDDEEEEVEEKDEIRSGYGPSRSNFGSTASVKNEEGSNINVNSKNFSVKKSDKMSEDGGSSSMSWGNGNGKVEVVSDRSMVVRHKDLAEIVAAIKEYFDKTASAGEQVSEMLETGRAQLDRSFKQLKKTVYHSSGVFSTISSTWSSKPPLAVKYRFEPSSIDEGGQKSLCSTLERLLAWEKKLYQEVKAREGVKIEHEKKLATLQSQESRSDDVAKLDKTKASITRLQSLMVVTSQAVSTTSSAIIGLRDSDLVPQLVELCHGFMYMWKSMNQFHQVQNDIVQQVRGLINREVNGQSTSDLHRQATRDLESAVSAWHSSYCRLIKFQRDFIRSLHGWFKLTLVSVNTEPTNGNREFSDSFIFCDEWKLALDRIPDTVASEAIKSFINVVHSIYVKQTEELKIKKRTESASKELEKKASSVRSIERKYYNSYSMVGIGLPDVGPDNGNVLDARDPLAEKKAELAASQRRVEDEMVKHSKAVEVTRAMTLNNIQTGLPGVFQAMTSFSSLMTEALEAVCTRSYSIK from the exons ATGGGTTGCGCGGCGTCGAAGCTAGATAACGAAGATACTGTCCGGCGGTGTAAAGACCGCAGGCGATTGATGAAAGAAGCTGTTTATGCTCGTCATCACTTAGCAGCAGCTCATTCTGATTACTGCCGTTCACTTCGTGTTACCGGCTCTGCTTTATCTACCTTTGCCGCCGGTGAACCACTTTCTGTTTCTGATCATACTCCTGCTGTTCTCCTCCGTACGTCTTTTTCTACTACTGCTGCTACTACCATCAAAATCcctccacccccaccccctaTTCGTATCccatctccttctccttctcttcaCCCACCACCACCCCCACCGCCGTTTTTTCCGTCTCCGTCACCGACGATAGCTTCTTCAAAGCTTCCTCATATACTTTCTGCCTCCTCTGTTTCCTCTCATCAGCGTCAGCTCCCGGTGCAGCAGAAAAAACCCCTGAAGCTTCCACACATTCTTTCTGGGTCAAGTTTGAATTCATATAACGAGGATTATACATACGATGCGAAAGCAAATTCGACGTATTCTAGTACTCCTTCACAAGCTTCCTCTGTTTGGAACTGGGAAAATTTCTACCCTCCTTCCCCTCCAAGTTCAGAGTACTTCGAACGCGTCCACAATAAGAACAATTTTTCTCGGGAAGCTGATCTGGAGGATGATGAGGATGATAAGGCATCAAACTACACATCTCATTCACAATACTCTCAACATCATCATCAGCATCAGCACCAACATCATCCTAGTGACCAATCACTTCATGGGAAATCGAACAAGCAATTTGACTTTTTCGATACTGATAGCGTTAACGATGAGAAATTGGCAAATGGGTCTGTCCGGAATCAGAAAAAGGTTGGTGAAAACAAGCAGAACTATGCAGCCCACCATTTGAATAACTGGGAAAGTGAAGCTGAGAGAGAAGAAGTACAGTGCAGCGAGTGGGGAGATCACGATCATTACAGTACTACAACTTCatctgatgatgatgatgatgaagaagaagaagtagaggAAAAGGATGAGATAAGATCTGGGTATGGGCCATCCCGGTCGAATTTCGGGTCTACTGCTTCCGTGAAGAATGAGGAAGGTTCTAATATTAATGTGAATTCAAAGAATTTCTCAGTGAAGAAATCTGATAAGATGTCAGAGGACGGTGGGTCGTCTTCGATGAGTTGGGGGAACGGAAATGGGAAAGTGGAGGTGGTATCTGATAGAAGTATGGTGGTTAGGCACAAGGATCTAGCAGAGATTGTTGCTGCCATTAAGGAATACTTTGATAAGACTGCTTCTGCTGGTGAGCAGGTGTCTGAAATGTTGGAGACAGGTCGAGCGCAGCTTGACCGGAGCTTTAAGCAGTTGAAGA AAACTGTGTATCATTCCAGTGGAGTATTTAGCACCATAAGCTCCACCTGGTCTTCAAAACCTCCATTGGCGGTCAAGTATCGTTTTGAACCTAGTTCTATTGATGAAGGTGGCCAAAAGAGTCTTTGTTCCACCTTGGAGCGACTCTTGGCATGGGAAAAGAAACTGTATCAGGAAGTGAAG GCCAGGGAAGGAGTTAAAATTGAGCATGAAAAGAAGTTAGCAACATTACAGAGTCAGGAAAGCAGAAGTGATGACGTAGCCAAGTTGGACAAAACCAAGGCTTCAATAACGAGGTTGCAGTCACTGATGGTGGTCACATCACAGGCTGTTTCCACTACGTCCTCTGCCATTATTGGTCTAAGAGACTCTGACCTTGTCCCACAGCTTGTTGAACTTTGTCATGG ATTTATGTACATGTGGAAATCCATGAACCAGTTCCATCAAGTTCAGAATGACATTGTGCAGCAGGTGCGTGGCCTCATCAATAGAGAAGTTAATGGTCAATCAACATCTGACCTACACCGGCAGGCAACACGTGACCTTGAGTCTGCTGTATCTGCATGGCACTCGAGTTATTGTCGCCTGATAAAATTTCAAAGGGACTTTATCCGGTCCCTTCATGGTTGGTTCAAGCTCACCCTTGTGTCTGTCAATACTGAGCCAACTAATGGCAACAGGGAGTTCTCAGATTCATTTATCTTTTGCGATGAATGGAAGCTAGCGCTTGACCGTATTCCTGACACTGTTGCATCAGAAGCTATCAAAAGCTTCATAAATGTTGTTCATTCGATATATGTGAAACAAACGGAGGAGCTGAAGATAAAAAAGCGGACTGAATCTGCATCGAAGGAGCTTGAGAAAAAGGCTTCGAGTGTTAGGAGCATTGAAAGGAAGTATTACAATTCTTACTCCATGGTTGGCATTGGACTTCCTGATGTGGGACCTGATAATGGTAATGTTTTAGATGCACGAGACCCTCTTGCTGAGAAAAAGGCTGAGCTTGCAGCTAGCCAACGGCGTGTGGAAGATGAGATGGTGAAGCATTCTAAAGCAGTGGAGGTAACCAGAGCAATGACTCTGAACAACATTCAGACAGGGCTTCCAGGAGTTTTCCAAGCTATGACCAGCTTTTCTTCCTTGATGACAGAGGCCCTTGAGGCTGTATGCACCCGTTCTTATTCTATTAAGTAG